The Gadus chalcogrammus isolate NIFS_2021 chromosome 16, NIFS_Gcha_1.0, whole genome shotgun sequence DNA window CGGTGTGTTGTGCTCACACGTTACTAGCACgtttttaattttctttcaaAATGGCCGAGTGCCACTGAAAAGACTTCACGAGCACAAGTTTCAATTCCAAGACATCCCAAGATGCATTGCACAAAGGGCCAGACCCTCCCCAGCAATGAGGAGATCAGTGACAAATTGTTTTTGTCTTTCCCTTTCAATACTGCTCctactactgctaatactacCAGTAATACTAATTCTATTACTATTTTACTATAACCACGACCACGTAGCTGTTTGAATGACATGCACGTTTTCTACCTAAATTCTGTTCCGTTTTGATGTCGTCCGGTTGTGAAACATTGTGCGTTGTGCCACATACGGTGCTGACCCCTGTTGTTTTCAATCTCCTGGTTCTAGACTTGGACTTGACCTATGACACTTGACCTTCGACCTTTACTCTAGTCTCTTCCTGCGCTCTCCTCACCGTGAGCCGTTTGTACTTCTTGGACCCGGACCCACCCAGCCTTTAGCGCCCGCAGCACTGTTTCTGGATCCTCGCCTGGTCCTCCTCATGATCTACCATGACTGCTATTTCAGCCGACTGTTTTATGGTTTTGTTTTTGTACCCACATTGAGGCGATCCTAGAAATCCTTTTTCAGGAAATCCTTCTTCTCTCGATGTCTCTTTCCCGACAGCAGCGTTAAAAATAGCAGATGAACTCTCAAACTGTGGCTCGTAGACACTGATGTACGACATTTCAGTttgatttctctctctgttttactGAAAACGAATAAGGAGAAGAAGGACATGGTTGAAGTGAGGACTGTATGCCTTATTAGGCACAAATCTGTGGCGGGACTAAACTCAAGGCTCCACATTTGATATTGGAGCATTTATCAAGAGCTTAGTCCGGTTGGCTACATGGACCTTTCTACACAATCTGCAGTTATAgtgtgaaaaaacaaaacaaaggtcATAAACATGGATCCATGCTGACTACCCAGGTGGCATGGCGTCCTAATGTTgtgtataatttattttatttactggAAAAAAGTTTTGAGTATTAACCTTACTGTCTGCAAAACCATCCTGGTAATGACAATTTAGGATATGACGAGACATGGTTATTATAGCTTTTgttattagatttttttttttattgaatatgAATATTTCAGAGGCCTGAAGATATAGCTAACATGCATTACAAAAATCCTCAAAAGTAATGCATTCAATATATTGTACCttaaaatattataatatagaCATTTTCCCCAGTTTCTACATAATCTTTTTCGTCatttcttttttgtattttttaatagttttttttattattttaattggcAGATAATGAAATGGCAAATCCTTAAATAATTGTCTGCATTACCATGATTTATTATCAATACTCCAGCCTTTAACTGTAGCTTCCAAAAGACCAAGTTgctgtgtgtattttatatatttcatcACACACATCGCATCTTTAATCAAGTTGTGGTCTTTCGCATTCAGTTGCTTTTAAGAAAaggcaaaccatttaacattcttagccgatttaagtagcctcCTGGGCATATACGAGTTGTATTCTGTTGATTGCAGTTGGTAGTTTCTGCCAGCAGGGGGTAGTGTTTCTTCGAGTAACCCGACTTGTAAACATAGCTTCGAGTGTTCATCAGATTATGCTGCTATTGAATGCCGAGTTTGACACCATGAGTTTTTACGGAAACTGGGATGAGAATTGATTCATAAAGCCCACTAGCTGTGGGTACTATCTATACGACGATGAAGAAGACGATGACTTTGATTAATATACTCACAGAGTGTGTTTTTCCTGTGTCTTGACATTGTAGTAGTGCTCTTGCTTCCGTCGTGTTTTTTTAAAAGTTGTGACACTGGGTATTTAACAGACCACGGTCATACAGTCTTTTGCTAATACTTCTAATAGTCACCTGGTTGAGTTGAAACTAGGTTGATGTTTCTTCCGACAATACACTTCCAAGAATGTCAATCAGAAATGGCCCACGTTGAGAAGTATTTGAATTGAaatcaatgaaatgaaaacaataaatggttatatttaaatattttaagttCCCTACTTGTAAAATCGGAACCTTCCCATCATATGTTCAACACTataactgagtgtgtgtgtgtgtgtgtgtgtgtgtgtgtgtgtgtgtgtgtgtgtgtgtgtgtgtgtgtgtgtgtgtgtgtgtgtgtgtgtgtgtgtgtgtgtgtgtttaaaatgttcctattTTTTTCAGTTGGACCCGAGTGATTCTTAGCTGGTTTTATGATATATTGCAATAGAAAATATCTGAATGGTGTATGATTTTAAAATGCCATGTGGTCTATTTTTGCAGTATTATACAGTAAGTGTCTGTTTAAGATGCATTAAGCACATCTCTAGTCAAACGATTtgattctgtctctcctctctcgttctctctctctctctctctctctctctttctctctctctctctctctctctctctctctctctctctctctctctctctctctctctgtgtctctctctctctctctctctctctctctctctctctctctctctctctctctccctctctctctctctacctctctttttctctcagcCTCTCATGTTTGTAGTCCTTCACGTTCAGCCAGCCTTTCAACTGCCTCACACTGTAGTCAAGGAGAAACTAATAACGCAATTAATACCGTTTCAAATATGTCTTTGTATGATATACTAAAAAAAACTTTGTGGGtctgtttatattattatttccgttttgaaataaatatttcaactcaatTAATACATCACGATTCAGATTCATTTTTGTCCCACTTTATGTTTTGAAAAGACAAAGGTAGTTGTCTCTGTTGAAGGTTTGCTGTTTGTGAACCCCTGGACAGATATTAGAAGATTAAACCAAATAAGTCTATAAATAAGACTATCCTTTAACATACAAAAATGCCCCAAAAAAACACCcgtcccccccaacacacacaaacgtctaGAGATTCATCAAAGTTCTACCCTCTGCTATGTGTATAAATCCAGGGgatatttctgtgtgtgatgAATCCTAATCAGGTCGTTCCACACCCACTAGTTATGACTGTAAGATTAAACTGAAATCATGTGCTAATTTTCACTCATTGGATTGAGATTCATCAAACATGATtagtagtatttgtgtgtgtgggtgagagttCTAGTCGGTGCATAGAGATTTTGTTGAACATTAAAGTGACGTTTCTATCAGAGTGCTTCTAAAATCCTAATGCACTCTATTGATCTCTCTACTTTTCACTTCCCTATCTCTAGGCAAAAGCACTGACTCAAGTGGTCTAAGGCCAAAATctccatgtaggcctatatttctttATTCGTTGCAGATTAAGTCATTCATTTAGTTTTTTTCATTCTTTCAAGGTTTTCTGTGGGGATCCTGTGTGGAATTGCATGCAATCTAAAGGCATTGTGCAGAGATTACAGCCAACTCTAATACTGTGGGATCAACCACTGTTTTGGATTAAGAGTCTTACTTTTTCATCTCAAATTCAACACTCATACAAAGGGAACCCGCAGGGCAGGGCAGTGTCTCAAGCAATTCTGGACAGCATTTAAGAAAATAATAGTTTAATAATTGAAAAAAGACAATAGACTTAATCCAATAAGAAATTGCCTTTAAATATATTGTGTAATTTTCGGTGTGAATTCGAAAAGGAAATGTCTTTGATTTGGTTCTGGTAATCCATATTTGACCAAGGAAGGTTTACCATTGTATAGAGGAAGGTTGTCTAAAGGGCTAGGCTTCCAAAGCATGTGGTAAATCAATCAATGCCTGCAAATTTCAGAACGCCAGCCTTATTGTTGAAATCAAAAAACTGATGCTGAACAATAGTTTAACCTGTATTCCCCTGCTACTGTCTACACACCTTCTGCAACCTAAAATCTGGGGATCAGGTCCTGCAGCTGTGAAAAGCGAGCGAGTGACCCAGAATACGGTTCTGTCGATGACGCGTCGTTTTGTTTGCCGCGTGCTGACTTTATGGAGAGGGTAGTTCTCTGGAAGGAAAACAGGGGAGGCTCGAGACAAGCTGGGCTATTTATAGTTACTGCAGTTGTGTGCGCGAGGGCTAGCTTGCAGCGGCTGCCATGGCAGCAGCGGTAGCACCAGCAGTCTTCCTGTCTGTGTTTATTATTCGCTGCAACAGTGGCCGCGGCTCCCAAACGTTATCCTCAGGAGACCCGGGGCTTGGGAGGAGAAAGGGCTTCAGGGATCAATAGATACCGAATCGCATGAATTCCTAAAATGACTCGCATTAATCTCCTATCTAGGAATTCCCCGTAACCTTTTTCCGAGTAAGAGACACATTGGCTGGTTGAACAATAGACAAATTATGGATGCACATGAAAATAAAGTGGCACCAAAACaaagtctgtatgtgtgtgtgtgtgtgtgtgtgtgtgtgtgtgtgtgtgtgtgtgtgtgtgtgtgtgtgtgtgtttttttgttctcCATTCTCTGTGTAAAATATAGAACATTACTCGAGCATCGATATTGTCTTATTCAAGGTCATATGTGGTCAGGACCTCAAGTTCCCTCTTCTTGACTCCCATCCCAGCATTGTGGAACCTGATACCGACTACAGGACCTGCTTCAAGCTACACTGTGAATAGAATAAACACCAGTAATAGCCTGGCCACCTTGGCTATGACTGATGGAAAAAGCAGTTTGACCTGGATTAAAGGTGACAATGTTTAACTCTGTCCTATTTCGAGGGCGTATGACAGATTGTGTCAGTGTCCTTGAGCTCCATGAAGACCGCATGGTTGATTATTAAAGTACAAAATACTGCAGTAAAACAAACCCGGCACGCCACTGGTTAAAACAGGTTTAGCCTCATAGTcaccatatatatattcagcctTACCATTCCATTGCATCCCCTTTTTTGCCGTTGTCTTCTCAAACCAATTAATATCAAGAAGTGCTGTGTGGGCTCTCTCACCCCACTGACCCTGGGAAGACATGCAGCCAtaacatggatggatggatggctacTGTATCCCACGTTATGTTCTCCATGCTTCTAAAAATAGCCAACCAAGCTGCAGGTGGGCCCCAGACCACCGGGCCTAGAGCGGTACGGGAATGTCCTTGGTTTAGTGAGGGAAATGTGTGTGGAtagcacacatgtacacgctgTGGCTGTGTAATGTATATATTGAGGCCGAACGCCATGCAATCATTCAGTATGGCTAcaccgtgtgtgggtgtgtgtgtgtgtgtgtgtgtgtgtgtgtgtgtgtgtgtgtgtgtgtgtgtgtgtgtgtgtgtgtgtgtgtgtgtgtgtgtgtgtgtgtgtgtgagagtgagataCAGACATGAGGTCACATCCACCACAATTTAAATAAGGTGCAGAATGGCTTAAGTGTaactttctttttaaatgttacTCATCACTCTTGTCGTGTATTACTCAAAAGTTGTGTTGGTGTATTCCTAATAAGGCAGTGGTAATGGTCCTGAAGCTTTTAGTAGCATTATCATTTACCTCCACTGCAATCAGAGCATTATTCATCATGGCTGTCATGAAGTAAATGACTGTTGGTGTTCTTTCACTCCCTTTACTGCGAGTCAGCCACCAGGTGGTGGAGGAAGATGGAGTGTCTGTGTTAACTGCACATCACAGCTGGGGAAGAAAATGAAAACTGTAAATGTCTGAGGAGGGTTTACAATCTGGCTCATCCCTCATCTCTTCCCTGTGCTTTCTAGCTTTTCTGAGAAGTGTTCGTCTGGGagtattgtttgtgtgtatttttaaatgtggaCGACAGTGACAGGTGGTCAAcggtgcgcgcgcacacacacacacacacacacacacacacacacacacacacacacacacacacacacacacacacacacacacacacacacacacacacacacacacacaccatctctgCTGAGTGCAATGTGTGTCCCTCAGAGTAGACAGGAATAGCTGCAGACTACTGTACCAAAGAGTAAAAGCAGCCCAGCGCTTGTCAAGTTGGGACTAGAATAAAAATGGGCTATTTTTGTTGGGCTCGACCTTTCCAAGaagtttaatgtttttttgttttttcaactAACCGGCAGCAAGGAGTTTAATAAAATAGGTGAACTTTTAAGTAACTAAAACAAAGAgggatgaaaaaataaataaacataacaaaagCATTCTTCCTCCCTCAGACATGCTGTAGCTCGTTCTTCTGTCGCTGGATCTTTGTCGGAACAAAAATACCAGCGAGGATCATGGAAAAATCTCTGTCAGAAAAAGTTTGGgaaaggaagtgtgtgtgtatatgcctgtgtccgtctgtctgtctctgcgcAGGGGATCTATTCATTTGGACATGTAGAAATGATTGCATACAGTGTGCCTGTGATGCGTTGCCAGGGCTATCAGGGGCGTTCAACATTTGGACCGATGGGGCACAGGCAGGAACATGCAGTCATCTGGCAGCAATGGGTCCAGAGAGACAGGTCAATCAACAGagcgagtcagagagagaggcaaggagagacgacgacagagagagaggcagacagacccAGACAGAGCATGACACTAACTCCTCCACTCCGCTCCACTCTGGGGAAGAGAGCCGAGGTTGCTAGGAGACCTGTCCCCAATGCAAACACAGTACCATCTGCTGCAGGGACATTAATGAGAGGGCTAGTCAGGCTGAGGAGACCAAataagggagggatggggatcgAGAAAGGCCTGGAAAGGAATTGGAGCGACActttacaaaacaaaataatgcgCACAGACAGCACATCTGTGAATGGGGCTCCACCAAGACCAGGACGCGGGGCGCTGAGGTTGAGACGGCTTATTGCCACGGTTGGgtgtgtggagatggctggttGAACCTGGGCACATTGATTGCTCCATGttccacaggtgtgcagcctcacctagCTCCAGTATCCAACTGACTTGGGACagaaccagccatcatccacacacactccacaacatttaaatgaaagacagagagatattGAAAAGGAAAGTGAAGAAAATAAAGGTCAGATTACCAAATGGATGGGGGGCACGCTACTGGTCTGTTGTAGACCACGGTGAAGCGCTAATTGAAATGGATGAGGTGGAGTCGAAGCAACCCCACCATTTTGATTGGAAAATGATGATGCACCTgttgtttccatggcaactATCAAAGAAGAGGTGGACAGGTGCAGTTACGTCTCCCTGAGGACTAAATTGGTCTATTATCTCAAAAGACAGCTGTATAATTATTACTCTGTTTGCCTACAAATTCATTTCAGCTTATTGTTTCGTTTTTTACTGAGGTTCATGTTAGCATTGAATTGAAAACATTGCTGTCCCGGTTATTCCCTGCCTTTCTGTTTTGTACTCAATCCATTTTATGGTTTTGCAGTTTAATGTCTCTttaatgtcacacacacacacacacacacacacacacacacacacacacacacacacacacacacacacatacacacacacacatacacacacacacacacacacacacacacacacacacacacacacacacggaacctTTTCCTAAACAAGGTTGGAATGAAAAGATTGCGTTCAACTAATTAAAACTGTGACAATAAAAACAGCATATATCCATACAGATATCAAGGTGCATTTTAATTGAACGAAGATGCAATGATATACAGTCGGCATCAGCATCCTCCAttacaaaaacattaaaattaGAACATTTTCAGAAAAAACGTAATAAGTATCGTACAGCCAATATGGGGTACCAGAGAAGAAGCATGACTTTGCCTATGAGTCTTCATTTGTCATCATACGTCGATAAAACACAGTACATTAACGCTATTTACACTCTGTAACACGTGTGGACATTGAATGCAATTCTCACGGTGAATACAGTCCATAGAATATACgtattttcatatatatattattatctgTCTTTTACAAATTATATATTAACGCAATATATCACAGAGAAAGGCTATCTACAACCTTTGCTTTCAGCTACACACAACACCCCTGTTTTGTAACCCTttttgatatttctgtttggTCAATTTATTCATTAGTGGACGGGAGTCTTTGGTTGCTTGGGAACAATCACGGCGAATCAGTGAATTGCCATGGTTTAGAATAACAATTGTAACGTTAAAAGCTGTTTCTGTTTGGATTTAGTCAAGTCGGCATGTTTTTTCTAAGGGGTATTGTTTAACATAGACAGgaaacaaagcaaaacacaataaaagaatacaaaattAATGAAATGGGTTCCTTGCCCAGTGCAAAAATAAGCTATAATTACTCACCCTCCCCGTTTAAACCTGGTGTCCAAACCAACAGGGCATAATGCCTGACACCGTACACAACAGAGGGACCAGAGTGATCAAAAAGGAGATTTCCTGTTAAGTCTGAAAAAACAACCGAGTAGGAGATCAACTGTACGTTTCATTCAAACATTGCCATATTGCTTTTCCCTGTAAATGTGTTCCTTTTAACTGGGCAGAAATTGTTTCATTAGGGCAGTGAGTCAAGGACCTATTTTCCGAGGAATATCCCACAGGGACAGTCCTCCCACACTGGGAGAGCCTTGGAGTGAAAACTATAAAACATGTTCCTTCCATCATGTCAATTCATAACTCCATCCACTGAAAATGTAACCGAGTGCagtaaacaaaatacaatttatcTCGATTCCCACGACAATCTCACTCCGATTCAGAAAGAGCCAATTGGAAACATCaatattattttcaatatttttctTTTGGAACAATCCAGAGCACTAGCCGTGCACTGTCACACTTTAGTTGTCCGTCGACCTAAAATGGCAGAAAGACGCATTATGGTGCTTGCATTACCTTTGGGAAACCCAGCCAAAGGTAGTTAACCTGAGACACGCTTACGTTGTGTGGAACAACCTGTCCAAAGCTGCTAACGGCGGCCGCTGTGATGCGTGCTGCCGACCGGCcgtcatacacacaaacacacacgtacacacacaaaaacaaacacacacacacacacacacacacacagaggccctgCGGGTTGCATTACACAGCTAGTGTACCGAAGGAGGAATCATATTCAAAGGCCCTGTTTTTGCTGCTGTAAAGGGGATCAGATTCatagagaggggaagaggaggtgtgtgtggggggggggtctgacagCTGTTTGTTGCCCTAGTCCCGTCACCGGCGGCCCCTACTGAGCCTGGTCACTGTTAATCTCCAGCCAGCATACCTGACCAGCCGATCGCTTCAGAGAAATACCCCCGTACCCTAGCCCTCCCTACTGGGCCACTGGTGGCCAGCCTCCCTCTGTCTAGGAGGCTCTCCTACCTCCCCATGGCCCCCGTGCCAGACCCTAGCCCTCCTCTACTGGGCCAGCCTCACCTTCAACAGGGCCTCCATCCCAGGCCTCATCCCTGGCCCTGTTGAGGACAGAGCGACTGGCCGTCAGCTGGGAGAACAGGGCCGGGGTGAACTGTGCCAGGTCAGGCCAGCAGGCCGACGGGctggtcccctctctctcccctcggcCGCGTGTTCACAGCGTCCCCACAACCCTCCAGAACGCTAAGAGCTAAGAGAGGGCTAACATGCTGTAAGAAAGCTTCCAGTGGTGTTTTCTTTGTACTTCCTACTGTACTGTTACATTCCAAAAAGAAAATGGGAGCGTTTGGTTtctcctccgccaccacctctcctcctcctcctcctcctcctcctcctctcacctacTGCTGGTTTCAAACAGTGTAAGTATGTCTCTAACAAACCTGTTCTTTCTATTGCTATATATATCTTCACTAACAAACTAGGATTTCTGTaacgtgtctgtatgtgtgtccagATTGTCTCTCTGAACATATATCAAAACCTGTATATAGTTTGTGCGAGGTTGTTTGCATGCATGGAGGtttagatgtttgtgtgtgtgtgtgtgtgtgtgtgtgtgtgtgtgtgtgtgtgtgtgtgtgtgtgtgtgtgtgtgtgtgtgtgtgtgtgtgtgtgtgtgtgtgtgtgtgtgtgtgtgtgtgtgtgtgtgtgtgtgtgtgtatgtgaacatatgaaagtgtgtgtgtgtcttagtgttgactgtgtgtttttgtaaccTGTTTTTGTAACGTCTCTCCCTTTAGACACAGCCACCTCACCTCGGCTGTTTACCCGGAGGGGTCAGACGTTGCCGCCacggccaggtgtgtgtgtgtgtgtgagtgtgtgtgtgtttgtgtgcggtcaCTGTACATGGAAGGGTCTCGAGAGGGGAAAACCATGAAGGATTGGGGCATTGTTTGTGACAGGGGGTTAAAGATATATCAGCCAAATCAATGTCTCACACTCTCATCAACTGCGGGCCACaccacccctacccccacccccaccccgaccCAATCCTGCCACCCCaaacctctcccccctcttagTATCGGTGCACCCGGCCACTGTCcatccgtttgtgtgtgtccgtgtttgtccccatgtgcgtgtgtgtgtgtgtgtgtgtgtgtgtgtgtgtgtgtgtgagcggccTCTGCCCTCAGTCCCAGCCGTTGTCCTTTATCATGTGGGCCAGCTCAATGATGAACTTGCCCTCTTTGTACTTCTGACTGCTCTCGAAAGCGtgctcctggagagagagacagagagagagagagagagagagagagagagagagagagagagagagagagagagagagagagagagacagacacaaatgGAGATTGAGTGATTTCAATCAGGAAAAGCAAAGTGGGATGGAGTTGAGAAAGAGAAGAAGTAATGCAATGCCGTTTTCACTCAGACCACTGAGGGACTCAAAGTTGATATCCCGTCACTGCAGAGGTACAGTCATCAGATTTCAAGTGGATTGATTCCACTTGAATCTGTCCATTTTAAAGGAAACCACCTCAAACCTCCAGCTACCTCTGACTCCCACTGGCCCATATGTAGCCACCCTAGCCCCCTGCATCGCAATCCCGCAGGTAGacttaaaataaacattttttttgtcgACCCTGGAGCTTGAAGGCTGTGTTTTGGTTTGGGCTATTTTGGTTTGTGCCGCCGGTGCGTTTTCATCAGATCCACATGGAAGTGCACTAGGTCATTCTGGAAGCAGGAAGACTGCAGGACCAGCAACACTGCCCACATCTCGTATAAATAGCTGCCCTCCATTTACACATATCTAGTgtctaagagtgtgtgtgtgtgagtttgtgtgcgtgcgagtttgtgtgcgtgcgcgcctatgtgcgtgtgcgcgtgtgtttgtgacccATTTATCCGACAGTGTTATGCTAGCCATACCTCCTATTAAGACGGTACTTAAGCCGGGCAATGACGGACACGCTCGGGACTGTTGGATGTTTGCGAATTAAGAGCACGTCAATAAGTCTCGACATGTCTATCAGCTATCAGCGGACACatgctcccccccgcccccgccaacACCTCATCCATGAAGCCACGTGTCTTGCAAACTCTCTCACCTCTGTCATTATGGGATGTTGGCCCCCCCAACAGCTGCACAAGATCAGCCCTGCTGATAAATGGGCCAGTTAGCACGTGGCGGCGTTGGGGGTCAAGGTCAAATCACATCAATattgggagggggtggggggaccaGAACACCAGCATGGTGTGTCGACATACTGTACCACATAAACACCTCGTGGAAAGTAATGTGGTGTAGGCCGCTACTTGCTCGTCCTTATTACATTGTAACAGGATCTGTTGTTGCTTGGTCATGTAAACGGTAGATGTCTGTCTTAATAGGGTAGTTGTGTTGGAATGTTGTGTTTCTCTAACATGCTGTTGTTTTTGCCAAAACACACATAGGAGCATAAACCTATAATACTCATGAGTTAAGTGGGACTTTTACAGTGAGTAAAACTGGAGGTCAACAGGGCAACAGTTAATCCTcagaaaatatgaaaaatgtaatttcaTGAAAGCTCAGTACAGTCAGTACATACGTACTTATGATACCCAAAAAGTTAACATCACAATTTAGTTAATTTTACAGAGGAAGCAGATGGTTTTACACTCTGCAAACTGAATGTTCCATACTTTAACTTTGCTTCGGCCGTTGGTAATATGAGCCCTGCATGCATCTAACTATTGCAAAACCAATCTTATTAATACGTTTCAACAAAAGAACAGAACAAAAAGAATTCGACCCATTAATAAACCTTATTGATTCACCCCACCTGGGTCAACCCATGCGACAACAACACGCCAGGAAGTGGGAACGAACTGCCAGTCAGTCCCCAACCAGAGATCCATCTCCTGCCTCGATCTATTCCACGCTTACATTTCATCGGCACTTAGCCCAGCGGAAGTGGATTAAAATAGAAGCGCTGGTGCGGATAGAGCAGAAACATGTGTTGCACTAGGAGCCTCCTGCTTCATGCCCGTCTAAACATGGTCGTTGTCTATGTGCCATGTGTGCAGTGCTGGGAGTGTGGCTGTTGGGTTGAAAACAAACGTACGTATTTCCAGCCCAGGGTAGTCTTGCAGTTCTCACAGTAGATATCTGCCACAGCATGCAGGCCCGTGAGCAGCACCCTCTCCTCGGCTGGTCCGCACCCCACGTTTACcctgagagagcgggggaggatacggtggagagagagagagagagagagagagagagagagagagagagagagagagagagagagagagacatggggacagagtggggggagagagagagagagagagagagagagagagagagagagagagagagaaagagcgaaagagactcattataatatataattttcATGAGGAGATAAGAACATTTCCCACACTTTTTAGATAAAGTCTGTGCAGAGTGAGTCGCTCACtgccacaaaaacacatgcaacaacacacacacacacacacacacacgcacacgcacacacacacacacgcatgcatacacgcactcacgcacgcacacgcacaatatgcacacacatgcactcagggGGCCTGATGATAACAAGTCATGCTGCTAGACCAAACAGCAATCATTCAAGCAGCTTCATAGCCACTGATAATGGCAATGTTGTTGGGGGATGTTTTCAGCTGAATTTCCACTGAGACTCGTTTGTGATGTTGATTTTATCATCGTTGAAATTGTGAACTGTAAAAATGTCTTGTGTTTCACTCTGTACAAAGTGGAAATCCCCCAAATACTTTGTACGTGCTCAAAGCGGAGGTTGAGTCGGCTGTGCTGATCAGTTACTTACACAGAGTTGAACAGGTATGCTCTACCCTGGCTCCCCTGGAacgactagagagagagagaacaaatgaTTCAGAACTAATATTTCACAATAACAACTGACAGTGTTATCCAATTAAACTATTCAAGCAACACTCACGGTGGAGGCTGCCTGTCTTCGGTATGAAAAGTTGAATGCATCTTATATTATgctgtatataatataatgat harbors:
- the LOC130406003 gene encoding protein yippee-like 2 — protein: MVRMTRSKTFQAYLPSCHRTYSCIHCRAHLANHDELISKSFQGSQGRAYLFNSVVNVGCGPAEERVLLTGLHAVADIYCENCKTTLGWKYEHAFESSQKYKEGKFIIELAHMIKDNGWD